From the Cyanobium sp. M30B3 genome, the window GCGCCTGTGCAGCCACGACGACCTCTGGCGCGCCCACAGTGAGGCCTCCCACCGCTACGCCCGTACCACCTGGAGCCGCCAGCGCGGCCTGGAGCTGATGGCCGCCGCCCTCAAGCGCCTGCACCTGCCCCTGCTCGACCCTGGTTCATGAACCCCACCCCCCCCAGCCGCCAGCTGCCCGAACCCCTCTCCGGCCTACCCGAGCAAGCGGTGGTCGAGCTGGGCGCCGGTCACCCCTGGCTCACCCTCAGCGAGATCAACCGACTCGTGCGCCAGCAGGGCCTGGCCCCCGCCCTGGCCCGGGCCTGGCTGCTCGATCAGCTGCTTCAGGCCATCCCTCTGGATCCCGGCCATGAGCGGCAGCTGGTGGAGGACTGGCTGAATCGCCAGGGCGCCGGCAATGGCGCCGAACGGGAGGCCTGGTTGCGGCGACAGCGCCTGCTGCCAGGAGATATCCCGGTGCTGGCCGGTCGCGAGACCCGCCTGCGCCACTTCCGCGAGCAGCGCTTCGCCGCAGAGGTTGAGGTGCAGTTCCTGCGCCGTAAGCCCGAGCTGGACCAGGCCGTGTATTCATTGCTCCGTGTGCGTGACCGCCAGCTGGCCGAGGAGCTGCACCAGCGCCTGCGCGACGACGGCGCCGATTTCGGCGAGCTGGCGGCCA encodes:
- a CDS encoding peptidylprolyl isomerase yields the protein MNPTPPSRQLPEPLSGLPEQAVVELGAGHPWLTLSEINRLVRQQGLAPALARAWLLDQLLQAIPLDPGHERQLVEDWLNRQGAGNGAEREAWLRRQRLLPGDIPVLAGRETRLRHFREQRFAAEVEVQFLRRKPELDQAVYSLLRVRDRQLAEELHQRLRDDGADFGELAASHGEGRERHSRGLFGPLPLTAAHPEISSRLRVGQPGQLCPPFAVKGYWVLLRLEEHLPARLNDETRSRMMDELFEAWLKQRLKLLLSGESLPEIAPLPPATAQS